Proteins found in one Leptidea sinapis chromosome 23, ilLepSina1.1, whole genome shotgun sequence genomic segment:
- the LOC126971295 gene encoding uncharacterized protein LOC126971295, translated as MGGADHLTSVRMEALENNAFEEDISHPKNEYHPYFIAIPWDDRTRNSKIYVVVLMTAIFVVTMGLVINNLIMHYRGFDSLISKSEYSKVDCNLVKVDTYRFVARLHSVTTKELICVGAVLSSSSVLANELCIRSGSVRLYLGSATDPFCKKGFPVDAIDVIPHEGIVTKALVVLTTYGDLSKCSKPIKLVYASIEAKLQAYVIGRPYRGGRSLSVQLATVITNPDEISIDWHDHFKKKNIICVKDLENCPIRAGDLLVQNERLYGLASTSAYDRAKTKFACFANIKRVYYQIKMLHTRTF; from the exons atgGGCGgagctgatcacttaacatcag TTAGAATGGAAGCTCTAGAAAACAATGCATTTGAGGAAGATATCTCACATCCTAAAAATGAATATCACCCTTACTTTATTGCAATACCATGGGACGATCGAACTagaaatagtaaaatatatgtCGTCGTTTTAATGACTGCCATATTTGTTGTTACAATGGGTTTAGTGATTAATAATCTTATCATGCACTACAGGGGCTTCGACTCGCTAATTTCGAAAAGTGAGTATTCAAAGGTGGATTGCAATTTAGTTAAAGTCGATACATATCGTTTTGTTGCTAGATTACATTCAGTAACAACAAAAGAACTTATTTGTGTTGGGGCAGTTCTCTCTTCTAGCTCCGTTTTGGCGAACGAACTTTGTATTCGGTCTGGTAGCGTTCGTCTATATTTAGGGAGTGCAACCGA CCCTTTCTGTAAAAAAGGATTTCCTGTTGATGCTATTGACGTGATACCTCATGAGGGTATCGTTACAAAGGCCTTAGTTGTGTTAACCACTTATGGAGATTTGTCGAAGTGTTCCAAGCCAATTAAATTAGTATATGCTAGTATTGAAGCTAAACTGCAAGCATATGTGATTGGCAGGCCCTATCGTGGCGGTCGCTCATTGTCAGTCCAACTTGCGACTGTGATCACAAATCCCGATGAAATTTCCATAGACTGGCAtgatcacttcaaaaaaaagaatatcatATGTGTAAAGGACCTAGAGAACTGCCCGATAAGGGCCGGCGATCTTCTAGTTCAAAATGAACGGCTGTATGGCTTAGCCTCAACGAGCGCATACGACAGAGCAAAAACTAAATTTGCATGTTTTGCAAATATCAAACGTGTGTACTACCAGATAAAAATGCTACATACTAGAACAttctaa